The Spirochaetaceae bacterium genome includes the window TGTTCGGGGCTGCGTTGTGCGGCCGGCCAGGTACTCCAACTGGTACGGGCAAGCGCGAGTTTCAGCGCCTTCGGGAGTTCGGCCAGCCGCTCCGGGCGGCGCGTCCCGACGATCGCGTACAGGTTCGGGCCGTGCGACAAGACGTAGGCGATCGCCAATTGCGCCGTGGTGCAGCCGGCCTCCCGCGCGAGCGCGCCGGCGCGGTCAAGGCGTTCATCATTGCCCAAATCCTCGCCTAAGGCCGCCGCCAGCGCCCCTGGGGCCATCGACATGC containing:
- a CDS encoding aldo/keto reductase, producing MSMAPGALAAALGEDLGNDERLDRAGALAREAGCTTAQLAIAYVLSHGPNLYAIVGTRRPERLAELPKALKLALARTSWSTWPAAQRSPEHSNVFMSESAHHQPVKPGHRPQTA